In the Corynebacterium jeikeium genome, TCCGGCGGAGCAGGCCAAGGCGCCGGTGCAGGATCAGGCTGCGGTGAAGAACCAGGCCGCTGCGAACTCTGAGCCGAACGCCGAACAGAAGGCGCCGGAGACTAACGCGGCTACCCAGCCGGCCAGCTCTAGCCAGCCCGCCCAGCCCAACAGCAAGCCCAACAAGCCCGGCAACCCGGCTAAGCGCGGCGTGCAGCGCACCATCACGTACATCGAGCCGATCAGTGCCCTGAAGATGGCGCTCATCTTCAACCTGGCGCTGTTTGCGGTGTGGTTTGTGGCTATGGCGTTGATCTACATCGTTCTCGGCGCTGCGGGCACGTGGGACCGTCTGGATTCGCTGATCGGTGATCTGACGGATTCCTCTGGCATGTCCACTGGCATGTACTTCGGTGGTGTTGTCGCCATTGGTCTTTTCGAGGTCGTGCTCTTCACTCTTCTGGCGCCCGTCGCCGCGCTGATCTACAACGCCTCGTCGAGCATTCTGGGCGGTCTGCGCATCCAGCTGGATCGCTAGCTCTTTTGTTCTTTTTGACGCCCACTATTCAGCTATAAAAACCGCTACTGACCAGGCGATTTGGTGATTGTCCGGGTTGGTGGGTAATGTTTCTACTCGTTCGAGGGCCTATAGCTCAGGCGGTTAGAGCGCTTCGCTGATAACGAAGAGGTCGGAGGTTCAAGTCCTCCTAGGCCCACCATCGAACACTCTTCGCTAGAGATTAAAGCGTCTGATATAGTTTCGGAAGCTTGGTTCGATAGTCAAGGGGCATTAGCTCAATTGGTAGAGCATCTGCTTTGCAAGCAGAAGGTCAGGAGTTCGATTCTCCTATGCTCCACAACTAAAAACGCAGGTCAGGGCTTTGCCGGGAACACTCCTAGCAAAGCCCTGACTGTTTTGCTTCACACTGATTTCCACGAAGATTCTTCTACGCTGCGCTCTTGCGTATGAGGAAGTCGATTTCAGTCCCCACCCGGTCTAGATCTGAGTCAAAAAGATCCGCGTAGGTGTCCAGCGTCATCTCGGCCCATCAAATGCCCGTATAAGCCAATACACTGATGACGGTGGGGTACCGACAGGCATGGTACGTGGCTTGCGGGACTGGACCAAGTGAGCATGAGGCGCTCATGGCTTTTGTCTCGCCGGGTCAACCATGGCATAACGGGTTTGTCGAGTCATTGCATAACCGGATGCGCGACGAGCTACGTGAGGATAATCTTTTTGAGGACCTCACCCACGCCAGGGTCATGGTTGACTGGTGATCGCGCCGGTTCAATTCTGAACATCCGCACTCGGTGTTGGGCTATCTCAGCCCGGGCAGGTATGCGGAGAATTGGAAGAAAAAGCAGCAGGCAGTCGCTTAAGCCTACTGAACCTAATTCTCAGGCCACCCCAGCATGGGTATCAAACCTCGGGTGATAGCGATCAAGAATTTGGTGCATAGCCGGTGTCGAGGTGTTCAAGCTGAATATATGCAGGCAGGAAACCAGTAACGGGATGGTACCCAGCCGCCGTGACCCATGTTGAAACGTCGGTTATTTGGTTAGCATCGATAACCTCGCACGTGACATGTGAACCGATAGAGTTTTCGGCAAAAACCGCATTCACTGCGAGGGTCAATTCCTGATTGACGGCCACTCTGTCTGCGTATTCAGACTCGAACGCGACCGCCACCTTAATCAGATGCCTCTCACTGGCAGAGGTTTTTCTAGCATGAGCTACCCCGATCCATGACAGGCCTTTGGTGCAACAGTGGCGCAGAGCACGGCGAACGGCGGCGAGCGCGAGTGCCTGATTTGTGGCAGCTATTGATCGTGCCCCTAACGCACGGGGCCATAAGATGGGGAGTTCCAGCGACGTGGCCTGTGGAGGTGCAGCGTTGGGAGAGGAGGTGCTGAAGTCGGCCTCTTTCGGTGGATCGAGCCACAGTAACTCAATCGGGAAGTCCGTCAAGGAATCGATGCCCAGGTCACCGAGAACATCACACACGTCATGTGCCACGGTGCCGAGTGGCGCCTGCTCATCGACCTCAACTGTCAGCAGTGGTTGATGAATGGAACTTTCCACAGCGGAGGTGCTATTGGCACGCACGCTAAGTACGGAACACACTGAACCTGCGGTGCTGTCGGATGCGAGACCCCAAGTGCTGAGAGATTCCCAGATCAGCGTCGGTGTTACAGCTGCGGCGAGACAATCAGGATCAGCCATCGCCTTTTCCTGTTGTAATTTAGAAACAAGCTCCGAGGATGCGAGATAGCCGCCGCGGTGAATTGCACGATCGACGATGCTTGTTCCTGGGATGAAGCTGCGTACCCGTATGATGCCGCTATCTGGAAGTCGACGAATACTTAGCAAACTCCGTTGGGGAGGCTCTCTTAGTGCGTTATCGGCTGTGCGGGCGGCGCTGTCACCCAACACCTGCGTTAAGGATTGGACAGGGAGAAGCTCAGCGCTGAGCGGGATTCGGTACAGAATGATTGGTGTTTCTTCAGTATCCGGTTCATGGACGGTGCTAGGGAACGCCTGGTGGAAAATGATGTTGTGGAATACCGACTCGCAATGAACGCTACTTCCACATGCGCTAGCGAAAGCCTGTGCCCGGTCAACGATGTGCCTCAACACAGATTCTGTGAAAAGAGGATCATCTTCCTGAACGTGCAGGGTGATCACCGGAGCGGTGGTTGCAGAGTCATCATCAACTTGAAACGCCACGCTATAGGCGAGGCGGCCACAACCGAGAACTTCCTGGGTGTTTAGAGAATCCGAACGAAGATCATTTACATACTTCCGAGTAAGTTTCCGTACTACCGCGCCCGTGAAGTATTCACGAATAGCAAGAGCTAGCAGCCCTAATGACTCGGCCATATTCCAGGCAGGAATATGTTCTGAAAGAGCCGATCCTATCGCGGAGTTGCTGAGGCGCTGAGCTGCAGCTAATGCTTCCTTGGGACTGTAGTCGGGGCGGCGATCAGCGGCAGACGACTGCCTGAAGGAGTAGTTTTTGCTCCCGCACGCGCTATCGCTGACATCCAGGATGGCGAAGTCATGGTCGATGAGGTCATAATGCGTTAAACAGAGCTGCTGGTGGTTCACATAATCCAGCACAGATTCATCACTAGGAGCTCCAGCTAGCAACCACTGGATATGTGTGTACTCACGCTCAATGTCCTCGAATGTTGTGGCGCGTCCCCCGGCGCTCTGGATTAAGATTCTTCTGGGAGAATCCCCCGGAAGAACAGCCAACGCCAGGCAGTTTCGTGGGATGGCTAAACCACTGGTCCACGCTGCAATTCCAATCCAGCGCACATAGTCAATTGACATGGTCATCGTGCTGTCAAGGGGTGAATGCGCCACTTCGACCGGGAGGTAGTTGTGACGCGTTGGACTCCGAAGGATGTTAAGGATGCTGCTGTTGAGCGCGTGGTGGCAGGCGAGGCAGTTAGCCTGGTCGCGCGTGATGTGGGTGTAGGCCCCGAATCGGTTTACGGTTGGTTGAGGGTAAGAGGTGTCGAACCTCCAGGCAGGCGTGCGAGTCGTTTGCGTGATCCGTTTGTCCGTGAGGCTGTTGGGTTGGTGCGTGCAGGTATGTCGATCAGTCAAGCAGCACAGACTGTTGGAATATCGACTGGCTTGCTTCACAGCAGGTTAAAGAAAGCTGGTGTAATCGAAGTGCGGCCTAGACGCGCCCACTTGTCACCTGATGAACGTGCCCAGGCCGTGGAGCGAGTGCTTGCTGGTGAGAGCTGTCAGACAGTGGCTGATGCTATCGGTGTGCATCCTTCTACCGTGTATGGGTGGATAAGGAAGCAGCGGTATGCGAAGTTACGCCGGCAGCGACATCGTCGAACGCCTGATGAGGCGGTGGTGTCTTTGCCAGATACAGGCAAGAAGCTGGGTAAAGATTCTGTTATGCCAGCACCGATGAAAACTCAAGCCGTTGATGGATTTCCTAGCGGCGTATTCGACAAACACGCCTTAGTAGGGCGTGGTCGCAGGCTTACTGTTGAAGACCGTGTTGCTATTGAAGCGGGATGTCGTGTCGGTGATTCGGCACGAGCCATCGCGCAGAAAATAAATAGGCACCACAGTGTCGTCGCTCGTGAAATCACCCGTAATGGTTGGAAGATCGTCGATGAGGACGGCACAGAGCAGCTGCGGTATAACGCCCACAACGCTGCTGTTTCTACTGCTGGTCGGATGGTGCGGCCAAAACTACGCAAGCTCGATGAAAGCCCAACGCTTCGGGGTGTAGTAGTCGATTGCCTTGCCCGCAGGTGGTCACCTGGGCGCATTAGTGCATGGCTTGAGCATGCTTTCAGCGATGATGAAAGCATGCGTATTTCCCACGAAGCGATCTACAGTGCCTTATACATTCAAGGCAAAGGCAGCCTGCGAGCCGAGCTTGAAGAAGTCATGAAGACTAAAGACGTACTTATCCGCGGCGGCTCAACACGCAAGCGTCGTGCCCGAAACGCTGGCGTGTTAACCGGTCGCCCTTGGATCAAAGGTGCTGAGATCACCCACCGCAGCCCGGAAGCTGATGACAGGGCTATTCCCGGGCACTGGGAGGGCGACCTTGTTATTGGTAAAGGTGGCAAAAGCGCGCTGATTACCCTAGTAGAGCGCACCAGCCGTTACACCCTGCTTGGACACCTTCCCGATGAGCACAGTTCACACACCGTGGTCGCAACCCTGCAGGACATGGTCAAAGACCTCAACACCGAGCAGCTAAAGACCATCACATGGGACCAAGGCGCAGAAATGGCTGTCACAGCACAAGTCCAGATTAAAGACGGCTGCCAGGTGTTTTTCTGTGAACCGCACTCACCGTGGCAGAGACCAACCAACGAGAACACCAACGGCGAGATCAGGCGCAGGTTCTACAAAAAGGGCACCGACTTTGCCACCGTCACACCCGAACATGTCGCGTGGGTGCAAAATGAGCTCAACGAAACACCCCGACAAATCCTCGGCGGCGCAACCCCACGTGAAATACTTAACGAACTATTCAAGCGTGGCGCATCCACCGCTTGATTCCGCCCCCCTGGCTTGAACATATGGCGATGAAAACTAGACTTCAAGTAGTTGAACTTTTGGTATGGAGATGCCTATGCGTAAGACCTTAATCAGCCTCACCGGCCCCGCCTTCGTTGCTGCAGTGGCTTACGTCGACCCCGGCAACGTAGCCGCCAACATCAGCGCCGGCTCCCACTACGGCTACCTCCTGGTGTGGGTACTCGTCGTGGCCAACCTCATGGCCATGTTCATCCAGTACCACTCCGCCAAACTGGGCCTAGTCACCCACCGCTCCCTGCCGGAAATCATGGGCGAGCGTCTCTCCCGCCGCGCGCGCCTAGGCATGTGGGCCCAGGCCGAGCTCATCGCCGCGGCCACCGACCTCGCCGAAGTCATCGGCGGCGCCATTGCCCTGCAACTCCTCTTCAACCTCCCCCTGTTCGCGGGCGCGCTCATCATCGGCGCGGTCTCCATCATTCTCCTCATCTTCCAGAAGAAGAACCAGTGGTTCGAGGGGCTTGTCATCGGCCTGCTCCTGGTCATCTGCATCGGCTTCCTTGCCGGCCTCGCCATCGCCCCGCCCGACCCCGCCGACGTGGCCGGCGGCCTCATCCCCCGCCTAGAGGGCAAGGACAGCATCCTGCTGGCCGCCTCCATGTTGGGCGCCACCGTCATGCCGCACGCCATTTACCTACACTCCTCCCTGACCAAGCAGCGCTACCCCGACCTGGAAATCCCCCACGTGCTGGCCGGCACCCGCGCGGACATCGCCGTGGCGCTGTCCATCGCCGGGCTCGTCAACGTGGGCCTGCTGGTCCTGGCGGGCTCGGCCCTCTACGGCGTGGACGGCACAGAGACCATCTCCGGGGCCCACACGGCGATTGCCAGCCACCTCGGCCCGCTGGCCGGCGTTCTCTTCGCCATCGGCCTGCTGGCCAGCGGCCTCGCCTCGACGTCAGTGGGCGCCTACGCCGGCTCCGAAATCATGGACGGCCTGCTTCACATCAAGGTCCCCCTACTAGTCCGCCGCCTGGTCACGCTCATCCCGGCGCTGGTCATCATCGGCTGCGGGGTCGACCCCACTATGGCACTGGTGGTCAGCCAGGCACTTCTTTCCCTGGGCATCCCCTTCGCCATCATCCCGCTTTTCCGCTATGCCGGCTCCCGGGACGTCATGGGTGAGTTCGCCGCGAAACCCTGGTCTATGGCCGTGGGCTGGACGCTTGCCGCGCTGGTCATCGCACTCAATCTCGCCCTCGTGCTCCTGCCGCTGCTCTAGGCCGCCTACAATCAGCAGCCATGATTGAAGTAGCAGCCGTCGTCATCCGCAACCCACAAGGCCACGTGCTTACCGTGCGCAAGAAGTCCTCCACCAAGTACCAACTGCCCGGCGGCAAGCCCGAGGCGGGCGAGGCGCTTGTCGACGCCGCCCTGCGCGAAGTTGCCGAAGAAGTAGGCCTCACCCTCGACGCCGAGAGCCTCAACAAACTCGGCACCTTCGACGCTCCCGCCGCCAACGAACCGGGCGAGGTCGTCGTCGGCACCATCTTCACCTACACCCGCACCGTCACCGCCGACGAACCCCATGCCGCCGCCGAAATCGGCGACACCGCCTGGGTCAACCCAGCAGCCCCCGACCGCGAGCTTGCACACCTGCTGCGCGACCGCGTCTTCCCCACGCTGGCCTAGCGCCAACTGTCAACACTTCGGCGTCATTGACCTCGAAACCATCAAGAGCTACCCTTTTGAACATGTTCACTGAACACGTTCACTCATCGCGCTCGGCCGCCAAAGCTGGCACCGTCAGCAAGGTCCTAGCCACCGCCTACGAACTCTTCCTCACTCAGGGCTACGCCACCACCAGCATCCGGACTATCGCATCCGAAGCTGGCGTTAGCGTGGGAACCGTCATGGGAGTCGGCGACAAACAAACGCTGCTCATCCGCACCATTGGCCAACACATTTCAGAACTCCACGATGACATCCGGGGACAATCCGATAGCCTTCTCGATGTCCTGAGACCTTTCCTCCAGATGTTTACCGGCCACGAAGAGCTCTCCCGCGCCTTTGGCGCAGCACTCATCCAACAAGGCAATCAAGGCGAAGCGCTCACCGCACTCAAAACGCTCCTGACCGATGAAATCACCCTGCGACTCGGCACCAGGCTCAGCAGCGCCGATGCGGCCGAGTACGCCGACCTGCTGTACAACGTCTACCTCGGCTTACTCATCGGCTGGGCCGCCGGAATCTACGACACCGAGCACCTCACATCCCAAGCCGCCTCATCGATCGAACGCCTCAACACCGCATTCGGAGTAACCCAATGATCCTAGAATCTTCCCCAGCCTGGCCCTCCCTTCTACTAGCAGCCATTCTGCTTGGCGACGCCGCCCTCTCCCTCAAACCAGTCCCCTTCATCGAAGCCTGCCTCAGCGGCGTCAAACTCCCCAAGGACTGGTGGTGGGCGCTCATTGTCATCAAGTGCCTCGCCGCCGTAGGACTCATTGCCGGCCTCTGGTTCCCCGGCGTAGGAATCACAGCCATGATTGGAGTCATCGCCTATTTCTGCGCGGCCGCAGCAGCCCATGTCCGCGCCCACTTCCTCGGTAGCGCATTCTGGATCAACTGCTTAGGCATGCTCGCATTCTCCATCGGAGTACTGATCCTGACGCTCGCACTGAATTAAGACACCAGTCAACCTTTCACGGCTTCCTGAAGGCAGATACATCATTGCACCTCTTGAATGATGACTTGATGCTTTCTACCCTAAAGGTATGCGCACGACGATAAACCTCCCGCCGAAACTCCTTGAAGAAACGAAGGTCCAAGCCAAAGCCAACAATGTCACTTTGAGCTCATACGTCGAAGAGGCGGTCCGCGCTGCCCTCAAGAAGGAAGCCCGCATCAGTACCGAAGACACCCCCGTTAACCTGCCCTCCTTCGATTGCGGCGGACCGGCTCTAGTTGATCTCAGCAACAAAGAAGCTGTGTGGGCGGTACTCGATGATCATTCCTGATGTCAACATTCTCGTTTATGCCTTCCACTCCGCTGCACCGCAACATAAACCCGCTCAACAATGGCTAAGTAGTGCTCTAAATCGGCATGAAACAATTGGACTCCTGGATGTTGTGGCAACGGGCGTGCTGTCAAGGGGTGAATGCGCCACTTCGACCGGGAGGTAGTTGTGACGCGTTGGACTCCGAAGGATGTTAAGGATGCTGCTGTTGAGCGCGTGGTGGCAGGCGAGGCAGTTAGCCTGGTCGCGCGTGATGTGGGTGTAGGCCCCGAATCGGTTTACGGTTGGTTGAGGGTAAGAGGTGTCGAACCTCCAGGCAGGCGTGCGAGTCGTTTGCGTGATCCGTTTGTCCGTGAGGCTGTTGGGTTGGTGCGTGCAGGTATGTCGATCAGTCAAGCAGCACAGACTGTTGGAATATCGACTGGCTTGCTTCACAGCAGGTTAAAGAAAGCTGGTGTAATCGAAGTGCGGCCTAGACGCGCCCACTTGTCACCTGATGAACGTGCCCAGGCCGTGGAGCGAGTGCTTGCTGGTGAGAGCTGTCAGACAGTGGCTGATGCTATCGGTGTGCATCCTTCTACCGTGTATGGGTGGATAAGGAAGCAGCGGTATGCGAAGTTACGCCGGCAGCGACATCGTCGAACGCCTGATGAGGCGGTGGTGTCTTTGCCAGATACAGGCAAGAAGCTGGGTAAAGATTCTGTTATGCCAGCACCGATGAAAACTCAAGCCGTTGATGGATTTCCTAGCGGCGTATTCGACAAACACGCCTTAGTAGGGCGTGGTCGCAGGCTTACTGTTGAAGACCGTGTTGCTATTGAAGCGGGATGTCGTGTCGGTGATTCGGCACGAGCCATCGCGCAGAAAATAAATAGGCACCACAGTGTCGTCGCTCGTGAAATCACCCGTAATGGTTGGAAGATCGTCGATGAGGACGGCACAGAGCAGCTGCGGTATAACGCCCACAACGCTGCTGTTTCTACTGCTGGTCGGATGGTGCGGCCAAAACTACGCAAGCTCGATGAAAGCCCAACGCTTCGGGGTGTAGTAGTCGATTGCCTTGCCCGCAGGTGGTCACCTGGGCGCATTAGTGCATGGCTTGAGCATGCTTTCAGCGATGATGAAAGCATGCGTATTTCCCACGAAGCGAGAGGGTGTCAGGAAGTTTGTGTGTGAGGCTCTGATCTAGAAGGAGTTTCACTGATAATGACTGCTGTGTCACCGAAGAAAGGCCATGACCCGGCAAGGGTCAACGAGATCAGCGAGAAGCTGATGGAAAATCCTGAGCTCGCTAGCTTGATCAGCGAGCTGTCGACGTCCGCTGATGATGCAAGCGACTTGGTCAAAGGCCTGCTGCAGGCATCGATCAACGCTGGTCTGCAGGCGGAAATGGATGCGCATTTGGGCTACGGACATTCCGACCGTAAGGCCAAAGCCCAGGTGGAAGCCGCGCAGGAGAGCAATCACCGCAACGGGTCGTACACCAAGACCGTCAATTCTGGCTACGGTGCAGTGGAAGTGACCGTGCCCAGGGATCGTGCCGGCACGTTTACACCGAAGATGGTGCCCAAGGGCGCACGTCGGCTGACAGAGCTCGACGATATGATCGTCTCGCTGTACGCCGGCGGGATGACAGTGCGCGATATTCAACACCATCTCGCAACCACGCTTGGGGTGGATATGAGCCCGGATACGATCAGCACGATTACCGATGCGGTGTTAGACGAGGTCATGATCTGGCAAAACCGCCAGCTCGACGAGTTTTACCCGGTGATCTTCCTCGACGCACTCCGCGTCAAAATCCGTGACGGTCACCGCGTGGTCAACAAAGCCTGCTACATGGCTGTTGGCATCGACATCGACGGCATCAAGCACATCTTGGGATTGTGGATCGCTGAAAATGAAGGCGCTGCATTCTGGGCATCGGTGTGCGCGGATCTGGCCAACCGGGGTGTCCAAGACGTGTTCATCGTCTGCTGCGACGGGCTGAAAGGTCTACCGGAAGCCGTGGAGGCAACCTGGCCGAATTCTATGGTGCAGACCTGCATCGTGCACCTAATTCGAGCTGCGAACCGGTGGGTGTCCTACCAGGACCGCAAATCTGTCTCCCGTGCGCTACGTGAGGTCTACACGGCCGCCAACGAGGACACCGCCCGGGCCAGCCTTGATGCTTTCGAGGCCAGTGAACTGGGCCGTAAATACCCGCAGTCGGTCAAAGTCTGGCGCGACGCGTGGGAGCGGTTCATACCGTTTCTGCAGTTCCCGCCGGCCGCACGCCGGGTGCTCTACACCACCAATTCAATCGAGTCGCTCAACGCTGAACTGCGGAAAGCTACCCGTAACCGGGGGCAATTCCCGAACGATACTGCGGCGCTGAAAACGCTGTGGCTGATGATCTGCAACATCGAAGACAAGCGCGCCGCCCAGCGAGCGAAGAAAGCGAAACGCGACATCGAATGCAACGGCTATATTGAAGGAGCGAAAGCCACCGGGTGGAAACAAGCCATCAACCAACTAGCTGTGGCGTACCCCGACCGATTCGCGGACTACTTGTAACCCAAGCCCCCCGCACACAAAGAATCGGACACTCTCACGAAGCGATCTACAGTGCCTTATACATTCAAGGCAAAGGCAGCCTGCGAGCCGAGCTTGAAGAAGTCATGAAGACTAAAGACGTACTTATCCGCGGCGGCTCAACACGCAAGCGTCGTGCCCGAAACGCTGGCGTGTTAACCGGTCGCCCTTGGATCAAAGGTGCTGAGATCACCCACCGCAGCCCGGAAGCTGATGACAGGGCTATTCCCGGGCACTGGGAGGGCGACCTTGTTATTGGTAAAGGTGGCAAAAGCGCGCTGATTACCCTAGTAGAGCGCACCAGCCGTTACACCCTGCTTGGACACCTTCCCGATGAGCACAGTTCACACACCGTGGTCGCAACCCTGCAGGACATGGTCAAAGACCTCAACACCGAGCAGCTAAAGACCATCACATGGGACCAAGGCGCAGAAATGGCTGTCACAGCACAAGTCCAGATTAAAGACGGCTGCCAGGTGTTTTTCTGTGAACCGCACTCACCGTGGCAGAGACCAACCAACGAGAACACCAACGGCGAGATCAGGCGCAGGTTCTACAAAAAGGGCACCGACTTTGCCACCGTCACACCCGAACATGTCGCGTGGGTGCAAAATGAGCTCAACGAAACACCCCGACAAATCCTCGGCGGCGCAACCCCACGTGAAATACTTAACGAACTATTCAAGCGTGGCGCATCCACCGCTTGATTCCGCCCATCACTCTTGCCTGTTTGGCTTTTCCTTCTTGTTCTCGGCGATGCGTTTACGAAGGAACTTGGCGCGTTCGCTGTCGCCCAAACCGTGTCGTTCCAACACTTCCAGTACAGCTTCGTCGCCGGTGATTTCTCCTCGGAGGATGCGTCGGACATCCTCTTCGTCTCGGGTTGTCATGGTGTATCCGGCCATCGTCATGGAGGCCCGGACCGCGGCTACTTTTTGATCTTCGGTGCGGTTGTCGGCGGTCATGTCGTGTTCCTTCTGATCTGCTGTGCAGTTGTCTATGGCGGGCAAGTGCTAAGGCATTTTTGGTGGGTGTAGAGGTCAGTTTAGTGACGGGGTGGGACATCCCAGTCGGTAAATCAGCGAGATAATCGAACGCTTGTCTGCCGGACTGTCTTGTAGCGAAAGGTCTGCGGGGTACCGCAGATCCCGCCAGCACTACCCAAACGTCAGCGAGTAGAGCTCCACGCCCTTACCAGCCCGCACGCTCAGCTCACCCTGTTGCTGTTCGGGTTCGCGGAGGATGTCCACCGTGCCATCCGAGTTGATGGGGAAGTGGCGGGTAGTGCCGTCGCCGTAGGCCACGAAGATCTCACCCCGGCCAGAGACCACCAGCTGCACGCGCCTGGCCTGGTAGTTCAGGTGCAACACCGCCGGTTTGTCCACCGGGCGGATGGACTGCTCCGCCAACTCCCACTTGCCCTCCAAGCTGTAGTGCAGCGCCTCCGGCTGTACTTTCGCAAACTCGTGGGTTCCGTTCTTGTACTTACCTGCGGGATCAGAAAAATACTCCGCGCGCCGCGTGCCCAGGTACGTCTCCGGGTTCCGCTGGCGGGAACTGGTGGCGTCATTAGAAGAATCCCCACCTTCCTCTACCGGCGAAGGCAGCTTGATGCCCGGATTGGCCGCCGACAACAGCTCGCGGACCAGGAGTTCGGTCTCCGCATAGGCGCCCTCGCCCTCGTGGATCTGGCGGACCTTGCCCGTGTGATCCACCAGGTAATGCGCAGGCCAATAGCGGTTATTGAAGGCACGCCAGGTGGTGAAGTTATTGTCCTGCGCGACGGGGTAGTGGATGCCCTGGTCGCGGATGGCGGCGGCAACGTTGTGGGCCTCGTGCTCGAACGCGTACTCCGGTGAGTGCACACCTACCACCTGCAGTCCACTATCCCGGTATCGGTCGTACAGCTTGGTTATGTGCTCGTTGGCGCGCTGGCAGTTGATGCAGGCATAAGCCCAGAAATCCACCAGGGTGATGCTCCGCTTGCCGTTCACCTTCGCCGGATGGCGCGGGTCCACAGGCGCTTCGGTATTCTGCCAACCCTCCAGGCCAGCGAAGGCCGGCACCGGCCCGCAGTCCTGCAACCTATCGGGCGCAGAGTTACGGCAAGATTCCAGGCTGCCAGCGCCACCGCCGTTGGCCTGCTGCAAAGCATTCTTGGTCCTGTCCGAAGCGTTGAACTGCTCCTGCACTCCCGCAGTCCAATCCGGCAGCGCCCGTTGCAGTGCCGCCGGAGCGTTGAACGCAATCGCCACAGCCAGCACGATCACCAGCGCGCCCGCACCATAGGAAATGCCCTTGCGGTGGGAGCGCACGAAGTCCGCCCGCGTACCGATCTGCTTGCCCGCCAGCGCGAAGAAGAACAAAGGCGTACACGCGCCGACCGCGAAGCTGACCGCCAGCACTACGCTGCCCCAGCCGATTTGCCCCGTAGCGCCCGCCACGGTCACCGCCGCCAGCACCGGCCCTGCGCAGGGCGAATACACCGCACCCAGCGCCAAACCAATGCCGAACCCGGAGCCCCTGCCCCTCGTGGTCCGCTGGATCCACCCCGGAATCCGGATCCGCGCGAAGGGCCGTTCCAACTGATCGCCCAGCGCGGGCCACAGCATGCTCACGCCCACGAGCACCAGCAGCACCACGCCCGCCCAACGCAGCAGATCCTTCGGCAGCCCCAGCGCACTGAGGATCAGCGTTCCCAGCAGCGTGACCAGCGTAAAGCTCAGCCCAATGCCCGTCGCCACCAGCCACGGCTTGCGCCGCTTATCCGCGCTGACCGCCAGCACGATCGGCAGCACCGGCAGAATGCACGGCGAAAGGCCCGTCACCAACCCGCCGATCACCCCAATCAGCGCGATGTCCCATCCCATGTTGTTGTGCTC is a window encoding:
- a CDS encoding cytochrome c biogenesis protein CcdA: MGWDIALIGVIGGLVTGLSPCILPVLPIVLAVSADKRRKPWLVATGIGLSFTLVTLLGTLILSALGLPKDLLRWAGVVLLVLVGVSMLWPALGDQLERPFARIRIPGWIQRTTRGRGSGFGIGLALGAVYSPCAGPVLAAVTVAGATGQIGWGSVVLAVSFAVGACTPLFFFALAGKQIGTRADFVRSHRKGISYGAGALVIVLAVAIAFNAPAALQRALPDWTAGVQEQFNASDRTKNALQQANGGGAGSLESCRNSAPDRLQDCGPVPAFAGLEGWQNTEAPVDPRHPAKVNGKRSITLVDFWAYACINCQRANEHITKLYDRYRDSGLQVVGVHSPEYAFEHEAHNVAAAIRDQGIHYPVAQDNNFTTWRAFNNRYWPAHYLVDHTGKVRQIHEGEGAYAETELLVRELLSAANPGIKLPSPVEEGGDSSNDATSSRQRNPETYLGTRRAEYFSDPAGKYKNGTHEFAKVQPEALHYSLEGKWELAEQSIRPVDKPAVLHLNYQARRVQLVVSGRGEIFVAYGDGTTRHFPINSDGTVDILREPEQQQGELSVRAGKGVELYSLTFG